In one window of Denticeps clupeoides chromosome 2, fDenClu1.1, whole genome shotgun sequence DNA:
- the hacd1 gene encoding very-long-chain (3R)-3-hydroxyacyl-CoA dehydratase 1, with the protein MASGEEDGSLEEKENNNKKRAKSAIATAWLTFYNIAMTAGWLVLAVAMIRFYLQKGTHKGLYKSISRTLKFFQTFALLEVGHCAIGIVRTSVIVTGVQVCSRIFMVWFVTNSIKQVQNEESVILFLVVWTLTEITRYSFYTFNLLNHLPYFIKWARYNMFIVMYPLGVIGELMTIYAALPHVRKSEMYSMRLPNKYNVSFDYYIFLIIIMLSYIPLFPQLFLHMLRQRRRVLHGEVIVEKDE; encoded by the exons ATGGCGTCTGGCGAGGAGGACGGCTCtttggaggagaaggagaacaaCAACAAGAAGCGAGCGAAGAGCGCCATCGCCACAGCATGGCTCACGTTCTACAACATCGCCATGACAGCCGG GTGGCTGGTACTAGCAGTGGCAATGATCAGGTTCTACTTGCAGAAAGGTACACATAAGGGTCTATATAAGAGCATATCACGGACACTCAAGTTTTTTCAGACATTTGCTTTACTTGAG GTCGGGCACTGTGCAATTG GAATTGTTCGGACCTCAGTGATAGTGACCGGGGTCCAGGTTTGCTCCAGGATATTCATGGTCTGGTTTGTCACCAACAGCATCAAGCAG GTTCAGAATGAAGAGAGCGTGATTCTGTTCCTGGTCGTGTGGACACTGACAGAGATTACTCGATACTCCTTCTACACCTTCAACCTCTTAAATCATCTCCCTTACTTCATCAAGTGGGCCAG GTATAACATGTTTATAGTCATGTATCCTCTTGGGGTGATTGGTGAACTTATGACCATTTATGCTGCTCTTCCTCACGTTCGGAAATCTGAAATGTACTCCATGAGACTTCCCAACAAATACAATGTCTCGTTTGACTACTACatcttcctcatcatcatcatgctctCCTACATCCCAT TATTTCCTCAGCTCTTCCTTCACATGTTGCGTCAGAGGAGAAGGGTCCTCCATGGGGAGGTCATTGTTGAGaaggatgaataa